The proteins below are encoded in one region of Bosea sp. BIWAKO-01:
- a CDS encoding ABC transporter substrate-binding protein: MNRIYASAFALATSALVAGPAAAQSVTVAVAADIRSSNPGVNRDDNTDDFVLQLVEGLVGYAEDGTVGPLLAEKVEMSADGKAYTFTLRKGVKFHNGAELTSADVVWSWNRYMDPKTEWRCLSEFDGRNGLKVETIEAPDANTVVMRINSPSALFLDALARTDCAMAAVIHKDSLKADGSWDKPVGTGPFKIGDWKRGEYFTMTAFDGYASPKSDKRDGYIGLKKPLIKDVKFLVVRDPATVKAGLISGAIDMAEILPSDVEELRKNPKLDVKVAPNAVRHTFLFQTNDALMKNVKLRQAIAASLDMTELVAAASSNLGTPNNSAIYPSSAYFGPVEKQGFSYDPAKVKKLLQEAGYKGEKISIIANKRPTVPSFPAAVVAQAMMQAAGINAEIEVLDWATQLDRYNKGNYQMQSFSYSARFDPALGFEQFAGPKDKQPRKVWDNAEAQALIDKSMVVSDKAERQKLFDDLHKRMIEEVPLIIYFNGLDVIAHSKRVRDFQPWQSKMRMWGVNLAN, encoded by the coding sequence ATGAACCGCATCTACGCCTCGGCCTTCGCATTGGCGACCTCAGCTCTCGTGGCTGGCCCGGCCGCCGCCCAGTCCGTCACGGTCGCGGTCGCTGCCGATATCCGCAGCTCCAATCCCGGCGTGAACCGCGACGACAACACGGATGATTTCGTGCTGCAGCTCGTGGAGGGCCTGGTCGGCTATGCCGAGGATGGCACGGTTGGGCCGCTTCTCGCCGAGAAGGTCGAGATGTCTGCCGATGGCAAGGCCTACACCTTCACCCTGCGCAAGGGCGTGAAGTTCCACAATGGTGCGGAGTTGACCTCGGCCGACGTCGTCTGGAGCTGGAACCGCTACATGGATCCGAAGACGGAGTGGCGTTGCCTGTCCGAATTCGACGGTCGCAATGGCCTGAAGGTCGAGACCATCGAGGCTCCCGACGCCAACACCGTCGTGATGCGCATCAACTCGCCCAGCGCGCTCTTCCTCGACGCGCTGGCGCGCACCGACTGCGCCATGGCCGCCGTCATCCACAAGGACTCGCTGAAGGCCGACGGTTCCTGGGACAAGCCGGTCGGCACCGGGCCGTTCAAGATCGGCGATTGGAAGCGCGGCGAGTATTTCACAATGACCGCCTTCGACGGCTATGCGTCGCCGAAGAGCGACAAGCGCGACGGCTATATCGGCCTGAAGAAGCCGCTCATCAAGGACGTGAAGTTCCTTGTCGTGCGCGATCCCGCGACGGTGAAGGCCGGCCTGATCTCAGGCGCCATCGACATGGCCGAAATCCTGCCGAGCGATGTCGAGGAACTGCGCAAGAATCCCAAGCTCGACGTGAAGGTCGCCCCGAACGCCGTGCGCCACACCTTCCTGTTCCAGACGAACGACGCGCTGATGAAGAACGTCAAGCTGCGCCAGGCCATAGCCGCCTCGCTCGACATGACCGAGTTGGTCGCAGCTGCCTCGAGCAACCTCGGCACGCCGAACAATTCGGCGATCTATCCGAGCTCGGCCTATTTCGGACCGGTCGAGAAGCAGGGCTTCAGCTATGACCCGGCCAAGGTGAAGAAGTTGCTCCAGGAGGCCGGTTACAAGGGCGAAAAGATCTCGATCATCGCCAACAAGCGCCCGACCGTGCCGAGTTTCCCGGCCGCCGTCGTGGCTCAGGCGATGATGCAGGCCGCCGGCATCAATGCCGAGATCGAGGTTCTGGACTGGGCAACCCAGCTCGATCGCTACAACAAGGGCAATTACCAGATGCAGTCCTTCTCCTATTCGGCACGCTTCGACCCCGCGCTCGGGTTCGAGCAATTCGCCGGGCCGAAGGACAAGCAGCCGCGCAAGGTCTGGGACAATGCCGAGGCGCAGGCACTGATCGACAAGTCGATGGTCGTTTCGGACAAGGCCGAACGCCAGAAGCTCTTCGACGACCTGCACAAGCGCATGATCGAAGAGGTGCCGCTGATCATCTACTTCAACGGCCTCGACGTGATCGCGCATTCCAAGCGCGTGCGCGATTTCCAGCCGTGGCAGTCGAAGATGCGGATGTGGGGCGTCAACCTCGCCAATTGA
- a CDS encoding ABC transporter substrate-binding protein has protein sequence MNLTSSLAIALTLVAAPVLAQQSTINVALNADIRSTNPGVNRDDNTDAVVLHMVEGLVGYRENGAVAPLLAESIAVSPDGLTYTFTLRNGVKFHNGAVMTSADVLWNWNRYMDAKTDWRCRAEFDGRTGMKVTSVDAPDPSTFVMKLEKPSAMFLDTMARTDCAMVAIIHKDSVKADGSWDRPIGTGPFTLGDWRRGEFVSLKRFDGYVSPSGEQRDGYVGRKRALVPEVKFLSIADGATIKAGLMSGALHVADVPDSDMPEMKKSPNIEVMSAPSATKHAFLFQTRDALLGDVRMRQAIAAALDLDQIVAHTSNELGKTNNSAIYVSSPYYSDVQRQRYTQDLAKVKKLLAEAGYKGQPIKLIANKRSTVPSFPAAVVAQAMLQAAGINSEIEVLEWATQLDRYAKGNFQMMSFSYSARIDPAQSYNQFSGPKDTFPSKAWDSRRADELIEKATLVGDPAERQKLFDELHKLMLAEAPLIFLYNQVDTAGVSRKLRGFAPWVAGKPRLWEVSFAN, from the coding sequence GTGAACCTGACGTCGTCCCTGGCTATTGCTTTGACCCTTGTTGCTGCGCCGGTTCTGGCGCAGCAATCGACGATCAATGTCGCGCTCAATGCGGACATCCGTTCGACCAACCCGGGCGTCAACCGGGACGACAACACCGATGCCGTCGTGCTGCACATGGTCGAGGGCCTGGTCGGTTACCGCGAGAACGGCGCGGTCGCGCCGCTTCTGGCGGAGTCGATCGCGGTCTCGCCCGACGGGCTCACTTACACCTTCACCCTGCGCAATGGCGTGAAGTTCCACAATGGCGCGGTCATGACCTCGGCTGACGTGCTGTGGAACTGGAACCGCTACATGGACGCGAAGACCGACTGGCGCTGCCGGGCGGAATTCGACGGCCGGACCGGCATGAAGGTCACGAGTGTCGACGCACCTGATCCGTCGACCTTCGTCATGAAGCTGGAAAAGCCGAGTGCGATGTTCCTCGACACCATGGCGCGCACCGATTGCGCCATGGTCGCGATCATCCACAAGGACTCGGTGAAGGCCGACGGCAGCTGGGACCGGCCGATCGGCACCGGCCCCTTCACGCTCGGCGATTGGCGACGCGGCGAATTCGTCTCGCTGAAGCGCTTCGACGGTTATGTTTCGCCCTCTGGCGAGCAGCGCGACGGCTATGTCGGCCGCAAGCGTGCTTTGGTGCCGGAGGTGAAGTTCCTCTCCATCGCCGATGGCGCCACGATCAAGGCCGGCTTGATGTCGGGCGCATTGCATGTCGCGGACGTTCCCGATTCAGACATGCCGGAAATGAAGAAGAGCCCCAATATCGAGGTGATGAGCGCCCCGAGCGCGACGAAGCACGCCTTCCTGTTCCAGACGCGCGATGCCTTGCTCGGCGATGTCCGGATGCGCCAGGCGATCGCGGCAGCGCTCGATCTCGACCAGATCGTCGCTCACACCTCGAACGAGCTCGGCAAGACCAATAACTCGGCGATCTATGTCTCGTCGCCCTATTACAGCGACGTTCAGCGCCAGCGTTATACCCAGGACCTCGCCAAGGTGAAGAAGTTGCTCGCCGAGGCCGGCTACAAGGGCCAGCCGATCAAGCTGATCGCCAACAAGCGCTCGACGGTGCCGAGCTTCCCGGCCGCGGTCGTGGCCCAGGCCATGCTGCAGGCCGCCGGCATCAACAGCGAGATCGAGGTGCTGGAATGGGCGACCCAGCTCGACCGCTACGCCAAGGGCAACTTCCAGATGATGTCCTTCAGCTATTCCGCCCGCATCGATCCTGCCCAGAGCTACAACCAGTTCAGCGGACCCAAGGACACATTCCCGTCCAAGGCCTGGGACAGCCGGCGTGCCGACGAGCTGATCGAGAAGGCGACGCTCGTCGGCGATCCGGCCGAGCGCCAGAAGCTGTTCGACGAATTGCACAAACTGATGCTCGCCGAAGCGCCACTGATCTTCCTCTACAATCAGGTCGACACGGCCGGTGTCTCCAGGAAGCTGCGCGGCTTTGCCCCCTGGGTCGCTGGGAAGCCGCGGCTCTGGGAGGTCAGCTTCGCCAATTGA
- a CDS encoding alpha/beta hydrolase, translating into MTATREAPEAKKTDKAAALYDMDRTTVFASRHDPRFAYCLYVPPSVGQGGEPPALVVAMHGTGRSFITYRDAFTEFARWNNCIVLAPLFPVGVRGDGYRDGFKYMREADIRYDHELLAIVDEVGERYNLDFKRFALFGYSGGGHFAHRFLLLHPDRLWAACIGAPGSVTLLDPTRDWWVGTRNFAALFGQEIDLAALAKVPVQMIVGAADLETWEITHKEGGRNWMPDANHAGKTRPERLASLQRSFEAAGVTVRFDLVPNMPHDGVKAVPRVEEFLAETLTRLRADAAPLTVLKGK; encoded by the coding sequence ATGACTGCGACGCGTGAAGCGCCCGAAGCCAAGAAGACCGACAAGGCTGCCGCGCTCTACGACATGGACCGGACCACGGTCTTCGCCAGCCGGCACGATCCCCGCTTTGCCTATTGCCTCTACGTGCCGCCGTCAGTGGGGCAGGGCGGCGAGCCGCCGGCGCTGGTCGTCGCCATGCATGGCACCGGCCGCAGCTTCATCACCTATCGCGATGCCTTCACCGAGTTCGCGCGTTGGAACAACTGCATCGTGCTCGCGCCGCTCTTCCCGGTCGGGGTGCGGGGCGACGGCTATCGTGACGGCTTCAAGTACATGCGCGAAGCCGACATCCGCTACGATCACGAACTGCTTGCCATCGTCGACGAGGTCGGCGAGCGCTACAATCTCGACTTCAAGCGCTTTGCCCTGTTCGGTTATTCCGGCGGCGGGCACTTCGCACACCGCTTCCTGCTTCTGCATCCCGACCGCCTCTGGGCTGCCTGCATCGGAGCACCGGGTTCGGTCACGCTGCTTGATCCGACGCGCGACTGGTGGGTCGGAACGCGGAATTTCGCGGCGCTGTTCGGGCAGGAGATCGACTTGGCCGCCCTCGCCAAAGTGCCGGTCCAGATGATCGTCGGGGCTGCCGATCTGGAAACCTGGGAAATCACCCACAAGGAAGGCGGCCGCAACTGGATGCCGGATGCCAACCATGCCGGCAAGACCCGCCCTGAGCGGCTCGCGAGCCTGCAGCGCTCCTTCGAAGCCGCAGGCGTGACGGTGCGCTTCGATCTCGTGCCGAACATGCCGCATGACGGCGTCAAAGCTGTGCCCCGCGTCGAGGAATTCCTGGCGGAAACGCTGACCCGCCTGCGTGCGGACGCTGCGCCTCTCACCGTGCTGAAGGGGAAGTGA
- a CDS encoding GntR family transcriptional regulator — MTMTTVKRKPKSKHALAGEIAEAIKLGQFRSGEWLRQIDIEQKFAATRFDVRTALDELVVRKAIEHVPNRGYRVAEIDRETLRHIRSVRIVIETSVATAIVGRMTPATLSTLRGLAEEFGVAVREGTRADQSRVNAEFHEVMYHLSGNPVLEELIWNLRDRGRGSNVTVWASHESLLRSDRDHHAMLEAIEKRDIARLSQLIAAHILKDAPEREPGDL, encoded by the coding sequence ATGACGATGACGACCGTGAAGCGTAAGCCGAAATCGAAACACGCCCTGGCTGGAGAGATCGCCGAGGCGATCAAGCTCGGCCAGTTCCGCTCCGGCGAATGGCTCCGCCAGATCGACATCGAGCAAAAATTCGCCGCGACGCGCTTCGATGTTCGCACCGCGCTCGACGAACTCGTCGTGCGCAAGGCGATCGAACATGTCCCCAACCGGGGCTACCGCGTGGCCGAGATCGATCGAGAGACCCTGCGCCATATCCGGTCTGTCAGGATCGTGATCGAGACCTCCGTCGCGACCGCAATCGTCGGCCGGATGACGCCGGCAACCCTCTCGACGCTTCGTGGTCTCGCCGAGGAGTTCGGCGTGGCGGTGCGCGAGGGCACGCGCGCCGACCAGAGCCGGGTCAACGCCGAATTTCACGAAGTGATGTATCATCTCAGCGGCAACCCCGTGCTGGAGGAGCTGATCTGGAACCTGCGTGATCGCGGGCGCGGGTCGAACGTCACGGTATGGGCCTCCCACGAGTCGCTGCTGCGCAGCGACCGTGACCATCACGCCATGCTCGAAGCCATCGAGAAGCGCGACATTGCGCGCCTCTCGCAGTTGATTGCAGCTCATATTCTCAAGGATGCACCCGAGAGAGAGCCGGGGGACCTTTAG
- a CDS encoding ABC transporter substrate-binding protein — MAFKPIAAAALASAAMTSLLAGLGPSLAAPTSIRTHLNADIRSINPGVNRDDNTDAVVLHMVEGLVAYGDDAEVKPLLAEKVALSEDGLSYTFTLRKGVKFHNGAPLTAADVVWSWNRYMDPKTEWRCLSEFDGRGRVKVESVTAPDASTVVFKLDKPSSLFLASIARTDCAMTGILHKDSVKADGSFDKPIGTGPFSFGEWRRGEYIRLVRNADYASLPGKIDGYTGGKRPLVDEVRFLIVPDSSTAKAALLRGDIDVIPDVANAEVGELRKNPKVEVSLVSNMGLVGLLMQTRDPLLQNQKLRQAIAAALDVNEIVSAVTDGLGKPNNSIVPAMSSYYGPVQKQGYKHDVAAAKKLLQEAGYKGEPIVMLANKRYPQSFDSAVIAQQMLQGAGINVSIEVLEWATQLDRYSKGNYQMQAFPYSARLDPALSFESIAGPKATQPRKVWDDADSLALLDKSMVVSDKAERQKLFDELHTRFIAQVPMVMLYNGLDAGVYAKRVKGYQSSILSKPRLWEVSVTD, encoded by the coding sequence ATGGCTTTCAAACCGATTGCGGCAGCAGCGCTTGCCAGCGCGGCAATGACCTCGCTGCTGGCAGGTCTCGGCCCGTCGCTCGCGGCGCCGACCAGCATTCGCACGCATCTCAATGCCGATATCCGCAGCATCAATCCGGGCGTGAACCGGGACGACAATACCGACGCCGTCGTGCTGCATATGGTCGAGGGCCTCGTCGCCTATGGCGATGATGCCGAGGTCAAGCCGCTCCTTGCCGAGAAGGTCGCACTGTCCGAGGACGGGCTGAGCTACACCTTCACACTGCGCAAGGGGGTGAAGTTCCACAATGGCGCGCCGCTGACGGCTGCCGACGTCGTCTGGAGCTGGAACCGCTACATGGACCCGAAGACCGAATGGCGCTGCCTTTCGGAATTCGACGGGCGAGGGCGGGTCAAGGTCGAATCCGTAACGGCGCCGGATGCTTCGACGGTGGTGTTCAAGCTCGACAAGCCGAGCTCTCTCTTCCTTGCCAGCATCGCCCGTACCGATTGCGCCATGACCGGGATTCTGCACAAGGATTCGGTGAAGGCGGATGGCAGTTTCGACAAGCCGATCGGCACCGGGCCATTCAGCTTCGGCGAATGGCGCCGCGGCGAATACATCCGGCTCGTGCGCAATGCCGACTACGCCAGCCTTCCCGGCAAGATCGACGGCTATACCGGCGGCAAGCGTCCGCTGGTGGACGAAGTCCGCTTCCTTATCGTGCCTGACAGCTCGACCGCCAAGGCAGCATTGCTGCGCGGCGACATCGACGTCATCCCCGACGTCGCCAACGCTGAAGTCGGCGAGCTACGCAAGAACCCCAAGGTCGAGGTCTCGCTCGTCTCGAACATGGGCTTGGTCGGCCTCCTCATGCAGACCCGCGATCCGTTGCTGCAGAACCAGAAGCTGCGCCAGGCGATTGCCGCTGCGCTCGACGTCAACGAGATCGTCTCCGCCGTCACGGACGGCCTCGGCAAGCCGAACAATTCGATCGTGCCTGCGATGTCGTCCTATTACGGGCCGGTGCAGAAGCAGGGCTACAAGCACGATGTAGCGGCTGCCAAGAAGCTGCTTCAGGAAGCCGGCTACAAGGGCGAGCCAATCGTGATGCTCGCCAACAAGCGCTATCCGCAGAGCTTCGATTCCGCGGTGATCGCGCAGCAGATGCTGCAGGGCGCCGGCATCAATGTCTCGATCGAAGTGCTGGAATGGGCGACGCAGCTCGACCGCTACAGCAAGGGCAACTACCAGATGCAGGCCTTCCCCTATTCGGCCCGCCTCGATCCCGCGCTGAGCTTCGAGTCGATCGCCGGTCCGAAGGCGACCCAGCCGCGCAAGGTCTGGGACGACGCGGACTCCCTCGCGCTGCTCGACAAGTCGATGGTGGTTTCGGACAAGGCCGAACGCCAGAAGCTGTTCGACGAGCTGCACACGCGCTTCATCGCCCAGGTGCCAATGGTCATGCTCTATAATGGGCTCGATGCCGGCGTCTATGCGAAGCGCGTGAAGGGCTACCAGTCCTCGATCCTGTCCAAGCCCAGGCTCTGGGAAGTCAGCGTCACCGACTAA
- a CDS encoding C45 family peptidase yields MVEPFPFIDVSGSPYERGRQHGAAVPTRVKRSIELYGGQLTDLGYDAVAKSRLIAEFAREIEAFGAHYVEEMRGIADGAGVTLEDIVMVNARTEVMAKARLEKAKPVEAGEELDDGCTGAVILPERSATGELIHGQNWDWKAECAETAIVLRVRRDDGPDFLTFVEAGGLARCGMNSAGVSITANYLESERDFTQAGVPLALIRRKVLEQEHFAMAMKAVATTPKACSNNMMLSTVAGFAIDFECAPDEAFPIYPGDGLIVHANHWVGSIALTKIKDTGIPRVPESFYRDWRVRKLLDDAGRKLSVADLKNAFFDDFLSPYAVCRPPRPNETGNLSATVSMVIMQPAKGIMEVAPLPALNRQFTRYSLTDDPVTLAEAAE; encoded by the coding sequence ATGGTTGAGCCCTTTCCATTCATCGATGTTTCGGGATCGCCCTATGAGCGCGGCCGGCAACATGGCGCCGCGGTCCCCACGCGCGTCAAGCGCAGCATCGAGCTCTATGGCGGCCAGCTCACCGATCTCGGATACGATGCCGTTGCCAAGTCGCGACTGATCGCCGAATTCGCTCGCGAGATCGAGGCTTTCGGCGCCCATTATGTCGAGGAGATGCGCGGCATCGCTGACGGTGCTGGCGTCACGCTCGAAGATATCGTGATGGTCAATGCCCGCACCGAAGTCATGGCGAAGGCGCGGCTCGAGAAGGCCAAGCCGGTAGAGGCCGGGGAGGAGCTCGACGATGGCTGCACGGGCGCGGTCATTCTGCCCGAGCGCAGCGCGACGGGCGAACTCATCCACGGCCAGAATTGGGACTGGAAGGCGGAATGCGCCGAGACCGCCATCGTGCTGCGTGTGCGCCGCGATGACGGCCCGGACTTCCTGACCTTTGTCGAGGCGGGCGGTCTTGCTCGCTGCGGCATGAACTCCGCCGGCGTCTCGATCACCGCCAACTATCTGGAGTCCGAGCGCGACTTCACCCAGGCTGGCGTGCCGCTGGCGCTGATCCGGCGCAAGGTGCTGGAGCAGGAGCATTTCGCCATGGCGATGAAGGCCGTGGCGACGACGCCAAAGGCCTGCTCGAACAACATGATGCTCTCGACGGTCGCCGGCTTCGCCATCGACTTCGAATGCGCTCCGGACGAGGCCTTCCCGATCTACCCGGGTGATGGCCTGATCGTTCATGCCAACCATTGGGTCGGCTCGATCGCGCTCACCAAGATCAAGGACACCGGCATTCCGCGTGTGCCTGAGAGCTTCTATCGCGACTGGCGCGTCCGCAAGCTGCTCGACGATGCCGGCCGCAAGCTCAGCGTCGCCGATCTCAAGAATGCGTTCTTCGACGACTTCCTGTCGCCCTATGCCGTCTGCCGCCCACCGCGTCCCAACGAGACCGGCAACCTCTCGGCCACGGTGTCGATGGTGATCATGCAGCCGGCGAAGGGCATCATGGAAGTGGCCCCGCTGCCGGCCCTGAACCGGCAGTTCACGCGCTACAGCCTGACCGACGATCCGGTGACGCTGGCCGAAGCCGCTGAGTGA
- a CDS encoding GntR family transcriptional regulator codes for MAEPTRLQQDLAERIIQLAREDGLAAGAWLNENNLAKRLNVSRTPVRAALSHLEGQGIVLRHPNKGVELVSALPLPADGGGSPDETDLALVRIARDRESGALGDDVSELELMRRYEMARPEIQRTLKRLAELEMVERKPGYGWRFLHEYSDSSLRMERYRFRMLLEPMGFLEPGFRLDEHWAVEMLRRHRHTLTQPWRESSSVAFYEMNAAFHEGLAAASGNRFIHSAIRRENQMRRLSNYDWGSGTERVQVSCTEHIEILERLQAGDREIASVLMRRHLQRASELKRRVRQPPPMDG; via the coding sequence ATGGCCGAACCGACGCGGCTCCAGCAGGATCTGGCCGAGCGCATCATCCAACTGGCGCGCGAAGACGGTCTCGCAGCGGGTGCATGGCTCAACGAGAACAATCTGGCCAAGCGCCTGAACGTCTCTCGCACCCCGGTTCGGGCGGCGCTCAGCCATCTCGAAGGCCAGGGAATCGTGCTTCGTCACCCCAACAAGGGCGTCGAGCTGGTCAGCGCGCTTCCGCTCCCGGCAGACGGCGGCGGCTCGCCCGACGAGACCGACCTCGCACTGGTCAGGATCGCGCGCGACCGCGAGAGCGGCGCGCTTGGCGACGATGTTTCCGAGCTGGAGCTGATGCGCCGATACGAGATGGCGCGACCGGAAATCCAGCGCACCCTGAAACGCCTGGCCGAGCTGGAGATGGTGGAGCGCAAGCCGGGCTATGGCTGGCGCTTCCTGCACGAATACTCGGATTCGTCACTGCGGATGGAGCGCTATCGCTTCCGCATGCTGCTCGAGCCCATGGGCTTTCTCGAGCCTGGCTTTCGCCTCGACGAGCACTGGGCGGTGGAGATGCTGAGACGGCACCGCCACACCCTGACCCAGCCCTGGCGCGAGTCCTCCAGTGTCGCCTTCTACGAGATGAACGCGGCCTTTCACGAAGGCCTCGCGGCCGCATCGGGCAATCGCTTCATCCATTCCGCCATCCGCCGGGAAAACCAGATGCGACGGCTCTCCAACTATGATTGGGGCTCCGGCACCGAACGGGTCCAGGTCAGCTGCACCGAGCACATCGAGATCCTCGAACGGCTGCAGGCGGGAGACCGGGAAATCGCCTCCGTCCTGATGCGCCGGCATTTGCAGCGCGCCAGCGAGCTCAAGCGGAGAGTCCGGCAACCGCCGCCCATGGACGGGTAG
- a CDS encoding aminotransferase class III-fold pyridoxal phosphate-dependent enzyme, translating into MSATALHSETDRSNAPDAFWMPFTPMRGFKQEPMLFERAEGMNYFTPEGRQVLDAMAGLWCVNAGHGQQRIVEAIREAAGRLDFVSSFKMSHPSAQTYAARLCDFAPEGLDHVFFVNSGSEAVDTALKIARAYHHARGDARRTKLIGRAKGYHGMGFGGLSVAGLGRHKRGFGPLLPEVAHFALPYDAGMAFSRGQPDAGAAYAEELERVLEMNDPASVAAVIVEPVTGSGGVYPPPKGYLERLRAICDKHGVLLIFDEVITGFGRLGTPFAAQAFGVTPDLITCAKGMTNGAVPMGGVIVSNAVYDAFMAGPPEVIELFHGYTYSAHPLACAAGLATLDVFAEQGIVARAKATSTHWQERALALKGSPHVADIRSIGLLGAVELTPRPGQPGARGAACAKACYEAGVLVRGSGDTIVLSPPLIVSEGEIDLVFATIATALLSID; encoded by the coding sequence ATGTCAGCCACTGCCCTTCACAGCGAAACCGACCGCAGCAACGCTCCGGACGCCTTCTGGATGCCGTTCACGCCGATGCGCGGCTTCAAGCAGGAGCCGATGCTGTTCGAGCGCGCCGAGGGCATGAACTACTTCACTCCCGAGGGGCGCCAGGTTCTCGACGCGATGGCAGGCCTCTGGTGCGTCAATGCCGGCCATGGCCAGCAGCGCATCGTCGAGGCGATCCGCGAGGCGGCGGGGCGCCTCGACTTCGTCTCTTCGTTCAAGATGAGCCATCCGTCCGCGCAGACCTATGCGGCACGGCTGTGCGATTTCGCGCCCGAGGGGCTCGATCACGTCTTCTTCGTCAATTCCGGCTCCGAGGCTGTCGATACCGCGCTCAAGATCGCACGCGCCTATCACCATGCGCGCGGCGATGCGCGCCGCACCAAGCTGATCGGTCGGGCCAAGGGCTATCACGGCATGGGCTTTGGCGGGCTGTCCGTGGCAGGCCTCGGCCGGCACAAGCGCGGCTTTGGCCCGCTGCTGCCCGAGGTCGCCCATTTCGCCCTGCCCTATGATGCCGGCATGGCATTCTCGCGCGGCCAGCCGGACGCCGGCGCGGCCTATGCCGAGGAACTTGAACGCGTGCTCGAGATGAACGACCCGGCCAGCGTCGCTGCCGTCATCGTCGAGCCGGTCACCGGCTCGGGCGGCGTCTATCCGCCGCCGAAGGGTTATCTCGAGCGCCTGCGCGCGATCTGCGACAAGCATGGTGTGCTCCTGATCTTCGACGAGGTCATCACGGGCTTTGGGCGCCTCGGCACCCCATTCGCGGCGCAGGCATTCGGCGTGACGCCCGACCTCATCACCTGCGCCAAGGGCATGACCAATGGCGCAGTACCGATGGGCGGCGTCATCGTCTCGAACGCGGTCTATGATGCCTTCATGGCCGGCCCGCCCGAGGTGATCGAGCTGTTCCACGGCTATACCTATTCGGCTCACCCGCTCGCTTGCGCCGCTGGGCTCGCCACGCTCGATGTCTTCGCCGAACAGGGCATCGTGGCGCGCGCGAAGGCGACCAGCACGCATTGGCAGGAGCGTGCGCTGGCGCTCAAGGGCTCCCCGCATGTTGCCGACATCCGCAGCATCGGCCTGCTCGGCGCCGTGGAGCTGACACCGCGGCCAGGGCAGCCCGGCGCGCGCGGGGCTGCCTGCGCCAAGGCCTGCTACGAGGCCGGCGTGCTGGTGCGCGGGTCGGGGGACACGATCGTGCTGTCGCCGCCGCTCATCGTCTCGGAAGGCGAGATCGACCTGGTCTTCGCGACCATCGCGACGGCCCTGCTCAGCATCGACTGA